The Sesamum indicum cultivar Zhongzhi No. 13 linkage group LG6, S_indicum_v1.0, whole genome shotgun sequence genome has a segment encoding these proteins:
- the LOC105163643 gene encoding ABC transporter B family member 4-like, producing the protein MAGASHSRKDTNNEQSEKQETGTNSPSKQTSDSSSNEKTNVGKVPYHKLFSFADPADYALMVIGTITAVGSGFCLPLMTLLFGELANSFGQNAETKRVVNEVSKVSLKYVYLALGSGVAASSQVACWMITGERQAARIRNLYLRALLRQDIGYFDRETNTGEIIERMSTDAIIIQDAMGQKVGKFLQLSASFLGGFVIAFTKGWLLTTVLLSAIPLLVISAASMSVLMAKLTSKGQAAYSAAAAVVEQTLGSIRTVVSFTGERQAVVKYEKSLSRAYEAGVQEGLAAGLGSGIFMLVLFSSYALGLWFGAKMIIDKGYTGGQVLNVVMAVLSGSFSLGQVSPCLSAFAAGQVAAFKMFQTIYRRSDIDPYNMDGVVLNDINGDIELKDVHFSYPSRPDERIFNGFSLTVSSGTMLALVGQSGSGKSTVINLVERFYDPQAGEILIDGINIKEFQLRWIRGKIGLVSQEPVLFASSIKDNIAYGKDGASLEEIKAAAEHANAAKFIDQLPQGLNTMVGVNGTQLSGGQKQRIALARAILKDPRILLLDEATSALDAESERTVQEALDRVMISRTTIVVAHRLSTVKNADSVAVIHQGKVVEKGSHSELTQNPDGAYSQLVQLQEFNKESVSAVNDKVATERISSLRSISQGSSGTGNSSRNSFPTSAGLPTAANVVEKAYRESHTPPSLQHKVEHKVSLYRLACLNKPETPELVLGSLAAMVNGSILPLLGLLLSSMIKAFYEPPHRLRKDSKFWACMFVVLGMASLLATPLRTYFFAVAGCKLIKRIRLMCFEKVVHMEICWFDRIENSSSAVGSRLSADATSVRNLVGESLAILVQNISTAIAGLIIGFGASWELSLIILVMLPLIGLNGYLHMKFITGFSADTKKLYEDATQVASDAVGSIRTVASFCAEEKVMELHQEKCEAPLRLGTKQGLLSGAGFGMSLFFLYSVYAAGYYAGARLVDAGKINFGDVFRVFLGLSMTAIAISQSGALAPDSGKANAGAASVFALLDQKSRIDSSDSSGMTLENVNGGIVFQHVSFRYPNRPDVQIFEDLCLAINSGKTVAIVGESGSGKSTIISLLQRFYDPDSGQITLDGIGIQKLNLKWFRQQIGLVSQEPVLFNDTIWANIAYGKEGNANEAEVVAAAELANAHKFISGMQKGYETMVGERGIQLSGGQKQRVAIARAIVKAPKILLLDEATSALDAESEKVIQDALDRVVVDRTTIVVAHRLSTIRNADLIVVLRNGVVAEKGRHETLINKKDGVYASLVALQGDGDGVSS; encoded by the exons ATGGCCGGGGCTAGCCATTCCCGCAAAGACACAAACAATGAGCAAAgtgaaaaacaagaaacaggAACTAATTCTCCCAGTAAACAAACATCAGATAGCAGCAGCAACGAGAAGACTAATGTCGGCAAAGTTCCATACCATAAACTCTTCTCTTTTGCAGACCCTGCAGATTATGCACTGATGGTCATTGGTACGATCACAGCTGTTGGAAGTGGATTCTGTTTGCCTCTTATGACTCTCTTATTTGGAGAATTAGCCAACTCTTTCGGACAGAATGCAGAAACTAAAAGAGTTGTTAATGAAGTTTCCAAG GTATCTCTAAAGTATGTGTATCTTGCATTGGGGTCAGGTGTTGCAGCATCTTCCC AGGTGGCGTGCTGGATGATCACAGGGGAAAGGCAGGCTGCTCGGATCAGAAACTTATACCTCAGAGCTTTACTGAGGCAAGATATTGGATACTTTGATAGAGAAACAAACACTGGAGAAATTATTGAGAGGATGTCCACCGATGCTATTATAATTCAAGATGCTATGGGCCAGAAG GTAGGAAAGTTTTTACAGCTTTCCGCATCATTCCTTGGAGGGTTTGTGATAGCTTTTACCAAGGGATGGCTCCTGACAACGGTCTTGCTTTCTGCTATCCCTCTTCTTGTTATCTCTGCTGCTTCTATGAGTGTCCTTATGGCAAAGCTGACGTCAAAAGGGCAAGCTGCTTATTCAGCCGCAGCCGCTGTGGTCGAACAAACACTTGGCTCAATCAGAAct GTTGTGTCGTTCACAGGGGAGAGGCAAGCTGTtgtgaaatatgaaaaatctCTAAGTAGAGCTTATGAAGCTGGTGTACAGGAGGGATTGGCTGCAGGGTTAGGTTCTGGAATATTTATGTTAGTTCTGTTCTCCAGTTATGCTTTGGGACTATGGTTCGGGGCAAAAATGATTATAGACAAAGGATACACGGGCGGACAAGTCTTGAATGTAGTAATGGCTGTTCTTTCTGGATCCTT TTCTTTAGGCCAGGTATCTCCATGCTTGAGTGCCTTTGCAGCTGGTCAAGTTGCTGCTTTTAAGATGTTTCAGACAATATACAGAAGATCAGATATAGATCCTTATAATATGGACGGAGTGGTTTTGAACGACATCAATGGGGACATAGAGCTGAAGGATGTGCACTTTAGTTACCCATCCAGACCAGACGAGAGAATATTCAATGGATTCTCTCTCACGGTATCAAGTGGGACGATGTTAGCTTTGGTGGGACAAAGTGGAAGCGGAAAATCGACTGTCATTAATCTTGTCGAAAGGTTTTATGATCCGCAAGCTGGTGAAATTTTGATCGATGGTATTAATATCAAAGAATTTCAACTTAGGTGGATCAGAGGAAAAATCGGTCTTGTAAGCCAGGAACCGGTGTTGTTTGCTTCAAGCATCAAAGACAATATTGCTTATGGAAAGGATGGTGcaagtcttgaagagattaAAGCTGCTGCAGAACATGCCAATGCTGCTAAATTCATAGACCAGCTGCCTCAG GGGCTAAACACAATGGTTGGAGTGAACGGAACTCAGCTGTCCGGTGGGCAAAAGCAGAGGATAGCTTTAGCTAGAGCAATTCTAAAAGATCCAAGAATTCTACTTCTTGATGAAGCTACTAGTGCTCTTGATGCAGAATCTGAAAGGACTGTACAGGAGGCACTGGACAGAGTCATGATCAGCAGAACAACAATTGTTGTAGCCCATCGATTGAGTACAGTGAAGAATGCTGATTCCGTTGCTGTTATTCATCAAGGGAAAGTCGTAGAAAAAG GTTCACATTCTGAACTGACACAAAATCCTGATGGAGCATACAGCCAGCTCGTACAATTGCAAGAGTTCAACAAAGAGTCGGTTTCTGCAGTGAATGATAAAGTTGCAACAGAGCGAATCTCGTCCTTAAGGTCCATAAGTCAGGGATCATCTGGAACAGGAAACAGCAGTCGTAATTCATTCCCAACGTCAGCAGGTCTCCCGACTGCAGCCAATGTGGTGGAGAAAGCATACAGAGAATCGCACACTCCACCTTCATTGCAACACAAGGTAGAGCATAAAGTATCACTTTACCGCTTGGCTTGCCTTAATAAACCGGAGACTCCAGAGTTAGTACTTGGTTCGTTAGCTGCAATGGTGAATGGTTCAATATTGCCACTCTTGGGGCTCCTACTTTCTAGCATGATTAAAGCTTTTTATGAGCCACCTCACAGGCTTCGCAAGGATTCCAAATTTTGGGCATGCATGTTTGTCGTTCTTGGCATGGCATCTCTTTTGGCCACTCCGCTTAGGACATACTTCTTCGCTGTGGCAGGTTGCAAGCTGATCAAGCGAATACGTTTGATGTGCTTTGAGAAAGTAGTTCACATGGAAATATGCTGGTTCGACAGAATTGAGAACTCTAGCAGTGCAGTAGGTTCCCGACTTTCTGCAGATGCAACGTCTGTGAGAAATCTAGTCGGAGAGTCACTTGCGATACtcgttcaaaatatttcaacagCCATCGCTGGTTTGATCATTGGTTTCGGAGCAAGCTGGGAATTGTCCCTTATAATCCTGGTCATGCTTCCGCTTATTGGACTAAATGGTTATCTTCACATGAAATTTATCACTGGATTTAGTGCTGATACAAAG AAATTATATGAAGATGCAACTCAAGTTGCCAGCGATGCTGTTGGCAGTATCCGAACAGTTGCTTCCTTTTGTGCAGAAGAGAAGGTGATGGAGCTGCACCAAGAAAAATGTGAAGCTCCCCTCAGATTAGGAACCAAACAGGGTCTACTCAGTGGAGCAGGTTTTGGGATGTCGCTGTTCTTTCTATATTCAGTCTATGCAGCTGGTTACTATGCTGGTGCTCGGCTTGTTGATGCTGGAAAGATAAACTTTGGAGATGTTTTTCGT GTTTTTCTTGGTCTCAGCATGACAGCCATTGCAATATCCCAGTCGGGCGCCCTTGCACCAGACTCCGGTAAAGCCAACGCTGGAGCTGCTTCTGTTTTCGCTCTTCTTGATCAGAAATCAAGAATAGACTCTTCTGACAGCTCAGGAATGACACTAGAAAACGTTAATGGAGGTATAGTTTTCCAGCATGTCAGCTTTAGGTACCCCAATAGGCCCGATGTTCAAATTTTCGAGGATTTGTGCTTGGCTATTAATTCAGGCAAG ACTGTTGCAATTGTTGGAGAAAGTGGGAGCGGAAAGTCGACAATCATTTCCTTGTTACAACGATTTTATGATCCAGATTCAGGCCAGATCACACTAGACGGCATTGGAATCCAGAAGCTGAACTTGAAGTGGTTCAGACAGCAAATAGGCCTGGTGAGCCAGGAGCCTGTTTTGTTCAACGACACGATCTGGGCCAACATCGCGTATGGAAAGGAAGGCAATGCCAATGAGGCGGAAGTCGTAGCTGCTGCAGAGTTGGCGAATGCACACAAATTCATCAGTGGTATGCAGAAG GGGTATGAGACAATGGTTGGTGAGAGGGGGATCCAGTTGTCTGGCGGCCAGAAGCAGCGAGTTGCAATCGCAAGAGCTATAGTTAAGGCTCCAAAGATACTACTACTCGACGAGGCCACCAGTGCTCTTGATGCCGAATCAGAGAAAGTCATTCAAGATGCTTTAGACCGAGTCGTGGTGGACAGGACCACAATCGTGGTGGCTCATCGGCTGTCCACAATCAGGAATGCTGATCTGATCGTGGTTCTGAGAAACGGAGTTGTCGCAGAGAAAGGCAGGCATGAGACTTTGATCAACAAGAAAGACGGCGTATACGCCTCTTTAGTTGCGTTGCAAGGGGATGGCGATGGTGTTTCTTCTTAG
- the LOC105163644 gene encoding uncharacterized protein LOC105163644 — translation MAKFCLQLNAGIGRNLATAFAADTGERKNSRKIERVELPEKVRNSRVLILGGTGRVGGSTALALSKFCPDLRITVGGRNRDKGAAMVTKLGNSAEFSEVDINDSKSLQEALKDVDLVIHTAGPFQQAEKCTVLEAAIRNQTAYLDVCDDTSYAWHAKSYMNQALDANVPAITTGGIYPGVSNVMAAELVRAAKSESKAELERLRFYYYTAGSGGAGPTILSTSFLLLGEEVVAYNKGEKIKLKPYSGMLNIDFGQGIGKQDVFLLNLPEVRSIHEVLGVPTVSARFGTAPFFWNWGMAAMTYLLPAETLRDRSKVQQLVQLFDPLVRAVDGIIGEKVSMRVDLDCSDGRTRIGIFSHKRLSESVGISTAAFAVAILEGSTQPGVWFPEEPEGIAIEARETLLSRAAQGTINFIMNKAPWMVETDPKEIGFGIYS, via the exons ATGGCGAAATTCTGCTTGCAGCTGAACGCCGGCATAGGCAGAAATCTTGCCACGGCCTTCGCGGCTGATACCGGCGAAAGGAAGAATAGCAGGAAAATTGAGAGAGTCGAGCTTCCGGAGAAAGTCAGGAATTCTAGAGTTCTGATATTAGGGGGCACCGGAAGAGTGGGAGGCTCTACTGCCCTAGCCCTGTCCAAATTCTGCCCCGATCTTCGCATAACCGTGGGTGGTCGGAACAG GGATAAAGGCGCTGCAATGGTGACTAAATTAGGCAACAGCGCAGAGTTCTCCGAAGTTGACATCAATGATAGCAAATCACTGCAAGAAGCTTTGAAGG ATGTGGATCTTGTCATTCATACTGCCGGGCCGTTTCAGCAGGCTGAGAAGTGCACTGTGCTTGAAGCTGCAATTCGGAACCAG ACTGCGTATCTTGATGTGTGCGATGACACAAGCTACGCGTGGCATGCAAAATCATACATGAACCAAGCACTGGATGCGAATGTTCCGGCAATAACAACAGGGGGAATCTACCCAGGAGTGAGCAACG TGATGGCAGCAGAGCTGGTCCGTGCAGCCAAAAGCGAAAGCAAAGCTGAACTAGAGAGGTTAAG gttttattattacactGCTGGCTCTGGTGGCGCTGGCCCAACAATATTATCAACAAGCTTTTTACTTCTTGGGGAGGAGGTAGTTGCATATAATAAAG GAGAGAAAATCAAACTGAAACCTTATAGTGGGATGCTCAACATTGATTTTGGACAAGGAATTGGAAAGCAGGATGTTTTTCTACT GAATTTACCTGAGGTGAGAAGTATTCATGAGGTGCTTGGAGTACCGACTGTCAGTGCTCGGTTTGGAACTGCACCGTTCTTCTGGAACTGGGGAATGGCAGCCATGACATATTTGCTTCCGGCT GAAACCCTGAGAGATAGAAGTAAAGTTCAGCAATTAGTTCAATTATTTGACCCTCTAGTCAGGGCAGTTGATGGAATCATCGGAGAGAAGGTGTCGATGAGG GTTGATTTGGATTGTTCGGATGGACGGACTAGAATAGGAATATTCAGCCACAAAAGACTATCTGA ATCGGTAGGAATTTCAACAGCTGCATTTGCCGTTGCCATTCTCGAGGGAAGCACACAGCCTGGAGTGTGGTTTCCAGAAGAG CCCGAAGGTATTGCGATTGAGGCAAGGGAAACTCTTCTCAGTCGTGCTGCACAAGGAACGATCAATTTCATCATGAATAA GGCTCCATGGATGGTTGAAACAGATCCAAAAGAGATAGGTTTTGGAATTTACTCTTGA